One window of Lepeophtheirus salmonis chromosome Z, UVic_Lsal_1.4, whole genome shotgun sequence genomic DNA carries:
- the LOC121130115 gene encoding chitin deacetylase 1, which produces MKMFARFLILALSFEFIVGANNNVPSSEEAIEELCSGRPSSEYFRLSTDGDCRAVYRCDSHGVGGSEVRLAEVKCPSGLSFDIGRQTCDWKNNVYDCDQLSKPRLSKPKLVTLEPLCSEGEDYIQCGSGECKIKTAYCDGTPDCNDGSDENVCSFNEDPNKVAECDLSQCVLPDCYCSADGTRIPGNTGEEDATDVNQTPQMIVLSFNGAVTGINAGIYDKIFNEERVNPNGCSVKGTFFVSHKFTNYSAVQELHRRGHDIGVFSISNKDNTKYWTEPEYDDWLSEMAGGRLIIESFSNITDGSVVGVRCPYLFTGGNTQFEVMADQFFAYDSSITAPLSNVPIWPYTLHYRIPHACTGSGHCPSRAYPIWELPINELDRRDDPDFDEILTGCSLVSSCSNIYEADQFKRLLQHNFNRHYSSNRAPLSLSFDASWLQSKKGFVNTLTKWMDETLSEKNDVYFVSQIQVIQWMQNPTTVTSLREFEEWKTACKVGGQPLCSLPNPCPLTTRELPGEVHRLHTCMSCPDNYPWVLDPTGKGFSLKK; this is translated from the exons ATGAAAATGTTTGCTAGGTTCTTAATCCTAGCCTTATCATTTGAGTTTATCGTTGGTGCGAATAATAATGTTCCTTCATCAGAAGAGGCAATAGAAGAGCTCTGCTCAGGACGCCCATCCTCAGAATATTTCCGTTTATCCACTGATGGAGATTGTCGGGCTGTCTATCGATGTGATTCCCATGGCGTTGGTGGAAGTGAAGTAAGACTGGCTGAGGTCAAATGCCCTTCAGGTCTTTCTTTTGACATTGGTCGACAAACATGCGACTGGAAAAATAATGTGTACGATTGTGATCAATTGTCAAAGCCTCGATTGAGCAAACCCAAACTAGTAACTCTGGAACCTCTTTGTTCAGAGGGAGAGGATTATATCCAATGTGGATCAGGGGAATGTAAAATTAAGACAGCTTACTGCGATGGAACTCCAGATTGCAACGATGGATCTGACGAAAATGTATGCTCCTTTAATGAGGATCCTAATAAAGTTGCAGAGTGTGACCTCTCTCAATGTGTTCTCCCAGACTGTTACTGCTCTGCTGACGGAACTCGGATCCCTGGAAATACTGGGGAGGAAGATGCCACAGATGTAAACCAAACACCTCAAATGATTGTATTGAGTTTCAATGGTGCAGTCACAGGGATCAATGCTGGAATCTACGACAAAATTTTCAACGAAGAGAGAGTGAACCCCAATGGATGCTCAGTCAAAGGAACCTTCTTCGTCTcacataaatttacaaattattcagCTGTGCAAGAGCTCCACAGAAGAGGTCATGACATTGGTGTCTTTTCTATCTCAAATAaagataatacaaaatattggaCTGAGCCTGAATATGACGACTGGCTCTCTGAAATGGCTGGAGGTCGTCTCATTATTGAGAGTTTTTCTAATATTACTGAcg GAAGTGTGGTCGGAGTTCGCTGTCCTTACTTATTCACGGGAGGGAACACTCAATTTGAAGTAATGGCGGATCAATTCTTTGCCTATGACTCCTCCATCACAGCACCATTGTCCAATGTGCCTATTTGGCCTTATACTCTTCATTATCGTATCCCTCATGCCTGTACTGGAAGTGGACACTGCCCATCCAGAGCCTATCCCATTTGGGAACTTCCTATCAATGAGTTGGACAGACGAGATGACCCAGATTTCGATGAAATTCTAACTGGGTGCTCCTTGGTCTCCTCTTGCTCTAATATCTATGAAGCC gaTCAATTCAAGCGGTTGCTCCAACATAATTTTAACCGTCATTACTCCTCAAACCGTGCCCCATTGAGTTTGAGTTTTGATGCTTCGTGGCTTCAAAGTAAAAAGGGATTCGTTAATACTCTCACAAAGTGGATGGATGAGACCCTATCTGAGAAAAATGATGTGTACTTCGTTTCTCAA ATCCAAGTAATTCAATGGATGCAAAACCCAACAACAGTGACGAGTCTtcgagaatttgaagaatggaaAACAGCTTGCAAGGTTGGAGGACAGCCCCTTTGCTCCTTGCCTAATCCTTGTCCTTTGACAACACGAGAACTTCCTGGCGAAGTCCACCGTCTTCATACTTGTATGTCCTGCCCTGACAACTACCCATGGGTTCTGGATCCTACAGGAAAAggattttcattgaaaaaataa